The following is a genomic window from Trueperaceae bacterium.
GCACCAGAAGGACCTGGAGATACAGCACAGGCACGGCGTGAACTACAAGCGTTACTGGTTCAACGAGGCGGAGGGGACGATCTTCTGCCTGGTGGAGGCGCCCAACAAGGAGGCCGCGAACCGGGTGCATCGAGAAGCCCACGGGCTCGTAGCCGACGAACTCGTCGAGGTGAAGGAAGCCGGTTAGGCGCCAGCAGGCGGTCCTCCGGGAATGCCCGGTGGACCACGATCGTCACAACCCGCCGTACCGACAGCGAAGGAGCTGAAATGA
Proteins encoded in this region:
- a CDS encoding DUF4242 domain-containing protein, with protein sequence MPLYMDVHRNIEGLTEDAVAGAHQKDLEIQHRHGVNYKRYWFNEAEGTIFCLVEAPNKEAANRVHREAHGLVADELVEVKEAG